Proteins encoded together in one Bombus affinis isolate iyBomAffi1 chromosome 2, iyBomAffi1.2, whole genome shotgun sequence window:
- the LOC126925790 gene encoding uncharacterized protein LOC126925790 isoform X4 has translation MDGINVNGGNADGAREDPNLEAGSVPNLQETQVKVDTSKMDGQDVNGDIRNSPKKGMEINVRRKLRKFKANSTSTIESDSTLNTKGRKRKLSEPDDLSSEESMEFNGFDIQGDNEVEPASHVLKKLIAEAEVAEAQLAKRFRYSIRKNFDMKKDDEDSDDNRMHDSERVLDIDKVKKEKESDKSETESLGMPNTVESETEVQKTDDTSHKSTNSSSATSSPATSIKSKGYRLLRGASPGSTGKQKVPSDISNPAFKEPFKYGWRRELVFRASNDSSLKRMADIYYYTPKGKKVRSFREVAEFLNTKELTIDNFTFLKEPIGPDDPEKEIIRDAKRMRGSGVSATPPRKSIGYKRGTPGKRVIEEPASVPAPVATKAATKSPKAASTGFKVKVSAKKTPHITEIKSPSQEREILPPQRTTSTRRSQLPVEKPPPPKPKRQLTPKVQEPCSIRCSTSMGLIPSLQCRVCLCLYHPECVGGIEFAGSDNYVCKNCQQDTNESHQSQTNPSLTPPPLIPISMLGAQNTKSKHQVNLSPPKLQRIPKSDNVDSQSRNATKVSKTPSATSHSPLNSDNKESSWFAQTENEFLQSHDGILPKPAQNIALMGGKRYIVVPKNNAMAVQPAITVKPDKIGDKPPILQDGTLTDISNAVDNSMSTKARTSITTKFVEKDAFDKSIDKDMSKDASHTGLPPSSIMEKTNETCNSNDRTDILTATKSQNDLSGTIDLAIESKKSENCNTVEKKSIVKNSNTTNTNNELFKVDTQYSVTSSLGTVKINSKRKQNRQDKEQQQHFMDSVCAGYHALLRIFQYLKVQELLRAARVCKMWRDLAAHPSLWKTVRMKNSQVTDWDGLADTLQRHGTQHLDLRKMLVAGESDSIWEKFLVVIPRVTSLVKLELCKCPVMVVEEVIRSCPQLEVLSAMSIKCDSLNLESVGNLKRCQELRLKAISGMSLKEDLTPLQELTQLTQLSLTSVKELGKKGINIIQALVNLETLELGECSDFPDKFGTTVLIKLQKLERLRLEKGQGSCCTFDILEGVSKLQNLSQMELVNFDVKNGFDKCLANCKNIKRLLIIPTYISQSATSNNMVLGGVTELSNNLTHFVWGVTLELLRVTELFIDQCNLIISKQITGDAIPVLKPVPCLKLIEDVEDENDNQKGTCDDKQEPNETNPQVDILPLPQLQKLLLTALPKTRVKILKIPFHATWRQSISDTATQ, from the exons ATGGACGGTATTAATGTGAATGGCGGGAATGCCGATGGGGCGCGCGAGGATCCTAACCTAGAAGCTGGTAGTGTTCCGAATCTACAAGAGACGCAAGTTAAAGTGGATACCTCTAAAATGGATGGGCAGGACGTGAACGGCGACATTAGGAACTCGCCGAAAAAGGGTATGGAAATCAATGTTAGAAGAAAGCTACGTAAGTTCAAGGCAAATTCAACTAGTACCATTGAAAGTGATTCAACATTAAATACAAAAGGACGCAAACGGAAGCTATCAGAGCCGGACGATCTTAGCTCAGAGGAGTCTATGGAATTCAATGGTTTTGATATACAGGGAGATAACGAAGTGGAGCCAGCAAGTCATGTCTTGAAGAAATTGATTG CTGAAGCTGAAGTAGCAGAGGCACAATTGGCAAAACGATTTAGATATAGTATAAGGAAGAATTTTGATATGAAAAAAGATGATGAAGATTCGGATGATAACAGAATGCACGATAGTGAACGTGTATTAGATATAGATAAAgtaaagaaggaaaaggaatCTGATAAATCAGAAACAGAATCACTTGGAATGCCAAATACCGTTGAATCAGAAACAGAAGTACAAAAAACAGATGACACTTCCCATAAGTCAACAAATTCATCATCTGCAACCAGTAGTCCTGCAACATCAATAAAGTCTAAAGGTTATCGTTTATTACGTGGAGCTAGTCCAGGAAGTACTGGGAAACAAAAAGTACCAAGTGATATATCAAATCCAGCATTTAAAGAGCCTTTTAAGTATGGTTGGAGACGAGAATTGGTATTCAGAGCAAGTAATGACTCTAGTCTTAAAAGAATGGCTGATATCTATTATTATACACCAAAGGGCAAAAAGGTTAGAAGTTTCAGAGAAGTTGCAGAATTTC TTAATACGAAAGAGTTAACTATTGATAATTTTACTTTCCTGAAAGAACCAATTGGTCCTGATGATCCGGAAAAAGAGATTATTCGAGATGCAAAAAGAATGAGG GGGTCTGGAGTATCAGCTACTCCACCAAGAAAGAGTATAGGGTATAAGAGAGGTACACCTGGTAAAAGGGTTATAGAAGAACCTGCATCAGTGCCTGCTCCAGTGGCTACAAAAGCTGCTACCAAATCACCAAAAGCTGCATCAACAGGATTTAAGGTGAAAGTGTCTGCAAAGAAAACCCCACACATAA CAGAAATAAAGTCACCTTCTCAAGAAAGGGAGATACTTCCACCTCAAAGAACAACAAGTACAAGAAGAAGTCAGCTACCTGTAGAAAAACCACCGCCTCCTAAACCAAAAAGACAATTAAC GCCCAAAGTTCAAGAACCATGCAGTATAAGATGCTCAACCAGTATGGGGTTGATACCAAGCTTACAATGTCGTGTGTGTCTCTGTTTATATCATCCTGAGTGTGTTGGTGGTATAGAGTTTGCAGGAAGTGACAATTATGTTTGCAAG AACTGTCAACAGGATACTAATGAATCTCATCAATCTCAAACGAATCCATCTTTGACACCTCCTCCACTGATACCAATCAGTATGCTAGGTGCACAAAATACAAAATCAAAACATCAAGTAAATCTAAGCCCTCCAAAGCTTCAACGAATACCCAAATCTGATAATGTAGATTCACAATCGCGGAACGCTACTAAAGTATCAAAAACACCTTCTGCAACATCACATTCTCCTTTAAATTCAGATAACAAAGAAAGCAGTTGGTTTGCTCAAACAGAAAACGAATTTTTACAAAGTCATGACGGAATTTTACCAAAACCAGCCCAAAATATTGCTCTAATGGGGGGGAAGAGATATATTGTTGTACCAAAAAATAATGCTATGGCTGTTCAGCCAGCTATAACTGTGAAACCTGATAAAATTGGTGATAAACCTCCTATACTTCAGGATGGTACACTTACAGATATATCAAACGCTGTTGACAATTCTATGTCCACAAAAGCACGTACTTCCATAACAACAAAATTTGTGGAAAAAGATGCTTTTGATAAATCAATTGATAAAGATATGTCAAAAGATGCATCACATACAGGACTTCCACCAAGTTCCATAATGGAGAAAACTAATGAAACGTGCAATAGTAATGATAGAACTGATATATTGACTGCAACTAAATCACAAAATGACTTATCTGGCACAATAGATCTTGCAATAGAAAGTAAGAAATCAGAAAATTGTAACACAGTTGAAAAGAAGAGTATAGTAAAGAATTCAAATACAACTAACACaaataatgaattatttaaaGTAGATACACAATATTCTGTGACAAGTAGTTTGGGCACTGTTAAAATAAACAGCAA AAGAAAACAAAATCGACAGGACAAAGAACAACAGCAGCATTTTATGGATTCAGTGTGTGCTGGTTATCATGCATTgctgcgcatatttcaataccTTAAGGTACAAGAATTACTTCGGGCTGCAAGAGTGTGTAAAATGTGGCGAGATTTGGCTGCGCATCCTTCTCTGTGGAAAACAGTACGAATGAAAAATAGTCAAGTAACAGATTGGGATGGCTTAGCAGATACATTACAGAGGCATGGTACTCAACATTTAGATCTTCGAAAAATGCTTGTAGCAGGTGAATCTGACAGCATTTGGGAGAAGTTTTTAGTAGTAATACCACGTGTAACTAGCCTTGTCAAACTAGAATTATGTAAATGTCCTGTGATGGTTGTTGAGGAAGTTATTAGAAGTTGCCCTCAGTTAGAAGTATTGAGTGCAATGTCGATAAAGTGTGACTCCTTAAATTTAGAGTCAGTTGGAAATCTTAAACGTTGCCAAGAATTAAGGCTTAAAGCAATCAGTGGTATGTCTTTAAAAGAAGATCTCACACCTCTACAAGAACTAACGCAACTAACACAGTTG AGCTTGACATCAGTTAAGGAACTTGGAAAGAAGGGAATCAATATAATACAAGCATTAGTTAATTTGGAAACTCTAGAGTTGGGTGAATGCTCAGATTTTCCAGATAAATTTGGTACTACAGTTTTAATAAAGTTACAAAAATTAGAACGTCTTAGGTTGGAAAAGGGTCAAGGTTCATgttgtacatttgacattttgGAAGGTGTATCTAAGTTACAAAACTTAAGCCAAATGGAACTGGTCAATTTTGATGTCAAAAATGGCTTTGACAAATGTCTCGCAAACTGCAAGAATATTAAAAGGCTGTTAATTATTCCAACGTACATATCTCAATCAGCAACGTCTAACAATATGGTGCTTGGAGGTGTTACTGAACTATCAAATAATTTGACGCATTTCGTATGGGGCGTTACACTTGAGTTACTTAGGGTTACAGAATTATTTATTGATCAATGTAATCTAATAATAAGTAAACAGATCACTGGCGATGCGATACCAGTACTAAAACCGGTACCCTGTCTAAAGTTAATTGAGGATGTTGAAGATGAAAATGACAATCAAAAAGGTACTT gtGATGACAAACAGGAACCAAATGAAACAAATCCTCAAGTGGATATATTACCATTACCACAACTCCAAAAACTTTTATTAACCGCCTTGCCTAAAACGAGGGTTAAAATCTTGAAGATTCCTTTCCATGCTACGTGGCGACAAAGCATTTCAGATACTGCTACACAatag
- the LOC126925790 gene encoding uncharacterized protein LOC126925790 isoform X8 has product MDGINVNGGNADGAREDPNLEAGSVPNLQETQVKVDTSKMDGQDVNGDIRNSPKKGRKRKLSEPDDLSSEESMEFNGFDIQGDNEVEPASHVLKKLIGIAEAEVAEAQLAKRFRYSIRKNFDMKKDDEDSDDNRMHDSERVLDIDKVKKEKESDKSETESLGMPNTVESETEVQKTDDTSHKSTNSSSATSSPATSIKSKGYRLLRGASPGSTGKQKVPSDISNPAFKEPFKYGWRRELVFRASNDSSLKRMADIYYYTPKGKKVRSFREVAEFLNTKELTIDNFTFLKEPIGPDDPEKEIIRDAKRMRGSGVSATPPRKSIGYKRGTPGKRVIEEPASVPAPVATKAATKSPKAASTGFKVKVSAKKTPHITEIKSPSQEREILPPQRTTSTRRSQLPVEKPPPPKPKRQLTPKVQEPCSIRCSTSMGLIPSLQCRVCLCLYHPECVGGIEFAGSDNYVCKNCQQDTNESHQSQTNPSLTPPPLIPISMLGAQNTKSKHQVNLSPPKLQRIPKSDNVDSQSRNATKVSKTPSATSHSPLNSDNKESSWFAQTENEFLQSHDGILPKPAQNIALMGGKRYIVVPKNNAMAVQPAITVKPDKIGDKPPILQDGTLTDISNAVDNSMSTKARTSITTKFVEKDAFDKSIDKDMSKDASHTGLPPSSIMEKTNETCNSNDRTDILTATKSQNDLSGTIDLAIESKKSENCNTVEKKSIVKNSNTTNTNNELFKVDTQYSVTSSLGTVKINSKRKQNRQDKEQQQHFMDSVCAGYHALLRIFQYLKVQELLRAARVCKMWRDLAAHPSLWKTVRMKNSQVTDWDGLADTLQRHGTQHLDLRKMLVAGESDSIWEKFLVVIPRVTSLVKLELCKCPVMVVEEVIRSCPQLEVLSAMSIKCDSLNLESVGNLKRCQELRLKAISGMSLKEDLTPLQELTQLTQLSLTSVKELGKKGINIIQALVNLETLELGECSDFPDKFGTTVLIKLQKLERLRLEKGQGSCCTFDILEGVSKLQNLSQMELVNFDVKNGFDKCLANCKNIKRLLIIPTYISQSATSNNMVLGGVTELSNNLTHFVWGVTLELLRVTELFIDQCNLIISKQITGDAIPVLKPVPCLKLIEDVEDENDNQKGTCDDKQEPNETNPQVDILPLPQLQKLLLTALPKTRVKILKIPFHATWRQSISDTATQ; this is encoded by the exons ATGGACGGTATTAATGTGAATGGCGGGAATGCCGATGGGGCGCGCGAGGATCCTAACCTAGAAGCTGGTAGTGTTCCGAATCTACAAGAGACGCAAGTTAAAGTGGATACCTCTAAAATGGATGGGCAGGACGTGAACGGCGACATTAGGAACTCGCCGAAAAAGG GACGCAAACGGAAGCTATCAGAGCCGGACGATCTTAGCTCAGAGGAGTCTATGGAATTCAATGGTTTTGATATACAGGGAGATAACGAAGTGGAGCCAGCAAGTCATGTCTTGAAGAAATTGATTGGTATTG CTGAAGCTGAAGTAGCAGAGGCACAATTGGCAAAACGATTTAGATATAGTATAAGGAAGAATTTTGATATGAAAAAAGATGATGAAGATTCGGATGATAACAGAATGCACGATAGTGAACGTGTATTAGATATAGATAAAgtaaagaaggaaaaggaatCTGATAAATCAGAAACAGAATCACTTGGAATGCCAAATACCGTTGAATCAGAAACAGAAGTACAAAAAACAGATGACACTTCCCATAAGTCAACAAATTCATCATCTGCAACCAGTAGTCCTGCAACATCAATAAAGTCTAAAGGTTATCGTTTATTACGTGGAGCTAGTCCAGGAAGTACTGGGAAACAAAAAGTACCAAGTGATATATCAAATCCAGCATTTAAAGAGCCTTTTAAGTATGGTTGGAGACGAGAATTGGTATTCAGAGCAAGTAATGACTCTAGTCTTAAAAGAATGGCTGATATCTATTATTATACACCAAAGGGCAAAAAGGTTAGAAGTTTCAGAGAAGTTGCAGAATTTC TTAATACGAAAGAGTTAACTATTGATAATTTTACTTTCCTGAAAGAACCAATTGGTCCTGATGATCCGGAAAAAGAGATTATTCGAGATGCAAAAAGAATGAGG GGGTCTGGAGTATCAGCTACTCCACCAAGAAAGAGTATAGGGTATAAGAGAGGTACACCTGGTAAAAGGGTTATAGAAGAACCTGCATCAGTGCCTGCTCCAGTGGCTACAAAAGCTGCTACCAAATCACCAAAAGCTGCATCAACAGGATTTAAGGTGAAAGTGTCTGCAAAGAAAACCCCACACATAA CAGAAATAAAGTCACCTTCTCAAGAAAGGGAGATACTTCCACCTCAAAGAACAACAAGTACAAGAAGAAGTCAGCTACCTGTAGAAAAACCACCGCCTCCTAAACCAAAAAGACAATTAAC GCCCAAAGTTCAAGAACCATGCAGTATAAGATGCTCAACCAGTATGGGGTTGATACCAAGCTTACAATGTCGTGTGTGTCTCTGTTTATATCATCCTGAGTGTGTTGGTGGTATAGAGTTTGCAGGAAGTGACAATTATGTTTGCAAG AACTGTCAACAGGATACTAATGAATCTCATCAATCTCAAACGAATCCATCTTTGACACCTCCTCCACTGATACCAATCAGTATGCTAGGTGCACAAAATACAAAATCAAAACATCAAGTAAATCTAAGCCCTCCAAAGCTTCAACGAATACCCAAATCTGATAATGTAGATTCACAATCGCGGAACGCTACTAAAGTATCAAAAACACCTTCTGCAACATCACATTCTCCTTTAAATTCAGATAACAAAGAAAGCAGTTGGTTTGCTCAAACAGAAAACGAATTTTTACAAAGTCATGACGGAATTTTACCAAAACCAGCCCAAAATATTGCTCTAATGGGGGGGAAGAGATATATTGTTGTACCAAAAAATAATGCTATGGCTGTTCAGCCAGCTATAACTGTGAAACCTGATAAAATTGGTGATAAACCTCCTATACTTCAGGATGGTACACTTACAGATATATCAAACGCTGTTGACAATTCTATGTCCACAAAAGCACGTACTTCCATAACAACAAAATTTGTGGAAAAAGATGCTTTTGATAAATCAATTGATAAAGATATGTCAAAAGATGCATCACATACAGGACTTCCACCAAGTTCCATAATGGAGAAAACTAATGAAACGTGCAATAGTAATGATAGAACTGATATATTGACTGCAACTAAATCACAAAATGACTTATCTGGCACAATAGATCTTGCAATAGAAAGTAAGAAATCAGAAAATTGTAACACAGTTGAAAAGAAGAGTATAGTAAAGAATTCAAATACAACTAACACaaataatgaattatttaaaGTAGATACACAATATTCTGTGACAAGTAGTTTGGGCACTGTTAAAATAAACAGCAA AAGAAAACAAAATCGACAGGACAAAGAACAACAGCAGCATTTTATGGATTCAGTGTGTGCTGGTTATCATGCATTgctgcgcatatttcaataccTTAAGGTACAAGAATTACTTCGGGCTGCAAGAGTGTGTAAAATGTGGCGAGATTTGGCTGCGCATCCTTCTCTGTGGAAAACAGTACGAATGAAAAATAGTCAAGTAACAGATTGGGATGGCTTAGCAGATACATTACAGAGGCATGGTACTCAACATTTAGATCTTCGAAAAATGCTTGTAGCAGGTGAATCTGACAGCATTTGGGAGAAGTTTTTAGTAGTAATACCACGTGTAACTAGCCTTGTCAAACTAGAATTATGTAAATGTCCTGTGATGGTTGTTGAGGAAGTTATTAGAAGTTGCCCTCAGTTAGAAGTATTGAGTGCAATGTCGATAAAGTGTGACTCCTTAAATTTAGAGTCAGTTGGAAATCTTAAACGTTGCCAAGAATTAAGGCTTAAAGCAATCAGTGGTATGTCTTTAAAAGAAGATCTCACACCTCTACAAGAACTAACGCAACTAACACAGTTG AGCTTGACATCAGTTAAGGAACTTGGAAAGAAGGGAATCAATATAATACAAGCATTAGTTAATTTGGAAACTCTAGAGTTGGGTGAATGCTCAGATTTTCCAGATAAATTTGGTACTACAGTTTTAATAAAGTTACAAAAATTAGAACGTCTTAGGTTGGAAAAGGGTCAAGGTTCATgttgtacatttgacattttgGAAGGTGTATCTAAGTTACAAAACTTAAGCCAAATGGAACTGGTCAATTTTGATGTCAAAAATGGCTTTGACAAATGTCTCGCAAACTGCAAGAATATTAAAAGGCTGTTAATTATTCCAACGTACATATCTCAATCAGCAACGTCTAACAATATGGTGCTTGGAGGTGTTACTGAACTATCAAATAATTTGACGCATTTCGTATGGGGCGTTACACTTGAGTTACTTAGGGTTACAGAATTATTTATTGATCAATGTAATCTAATAATAAGTAAACAGATCACTGGCGATGCGATACCAGTACTAAAACCGGTACCCTGTCTAAAGTTAATTGAGGATGTTGAAGATGAAAATGACAATCAAAAAGGTACTT gtGATGACAAACAGGAACCAAATGAAACAAATCCTCAAGTGGATATATTACCATTACCACAACTCCAAAAACTTTTATTAACCGCCTTGCCTAAAACGAGGGTTAAAATCTTGAAGATTCCTTTCCATGCTACGTGGCGACAAAGCATTTCAGATACTGCTACACAatag
- the LOC126925790 gene encoding uncharacterized protein LOC126925790 isoform X2, with the protein MDGINVNGGNADGAREDPNLEAGSVPNLQETQVKVDTSKMDGQDVNGDIRNSPKKGMEINVRRKLRKFKANSTSTIESDSTLNTKGRKRKLSEPDDLSSEESMEFNGFDIQGDNEVEPASHVLKKLIGIAEAEVAEAQLAKRFRYSIRKNFDMKKDDEDSDDNRMHDSERVLDIDKVKKEKESDKSETESLGMPNTVESETEVQKTDDTSHKSTNSSSATSSPATSIKSKGYRLLRGASPGSTGKQKVPSDISNPAFKEPFKYGWRRELVFRASNDSSLKRMADIYYYTPKGKKVRSFREVAEFLNTKELTIDNFTFLKEPIGPDDPEKEIIRDAKRMRGSGVSATPPRKSIGYKRGTPGKRVIEEPASVPAPVATKAATKSPKAASTGFKVKVSAKKTPHIKIKSPSQEREILPPQRTTSTRRSQLPVEKPPPPKPKRQLTPKVQEPCSIRCSTSMGLIPSLQCRVCLCLYHPECVGGIEFAGSDNYVCKNCQQDTNESHQSQTNPSLTPPPLIPISMLGAQNTKSKHQVNLSPPKLQRIPKSDNVDSQSRNATKVSKTPSATSHSPLNSDNKESSWFAQTENEFLQSHDGILPKPAQNIALMGGKRYIVVPKNNAMAVQPAITVKPDKIGDKPPILQDGTLTDISNAVDNSMSTKARTSITTKFVEKDAFDKSIDKDMSKDASHTGLPPSSIMEKTNETCNSNDRTDILTATKSQNDLSGTIDLAIESKKSENCNTVEKKSIVKNSNTTNTNNELFKVDTQYSVTSSLGTVKINSKRKQNRQDKEQQQHFMDSVCAGYHALLRIFQYLKVQELLRAARVCKMWRDLAAHPSLWKTVRMKNSQVTDWDGLADTLQRHGTQHLDLRKMLVAGESDSIWEKFLVVIPRVTSLVKLELCKCPVMVVEEVIRSCPQLEVLSAMSIKCDSLNLESVGNLKRCQELRLKAISGMSLKEDLTPLQELTQLTQLSLTSVKELGKKGINIIQALVNLETLELGECSDFPDKFGTTVLIKLQKLERLRLEKGQGSCCTFDILEGVSKLQNLSQMELVNFDVKNGFDKCLANCKNIKRLLIIPTYISQSATSNNMVLGGVTELSNNLTHFVWGVTLELLRVTELFIDQCNLIISKQITGDAIPVLKPVPCLKLIEDVEDENDNQKGTCDDKQEPNETNPQVDILPLPQLQKLLLTALPKTRVKILKIPFHATWRQSISDTATQ; encoded by the exons ATGGACGGTATTAATGTGAATGGCGGGAATGCCGATGGGGCGCGCGAGGATCCTAACCTAGAAGCTGGTAGTGTTCCGAATCTACAAGAGACGCAAGTTAAAGTGGATACCTCTAAAATGGATGGGCAGGACGTGAACGGCGACATTAGGAACTCGCCGAAAAAGGGTATGGAAATCAATGTTAGAAGAAAGCTACGTAAGTTCAAGGCAAATTCAACTAGTACCATTGAAAGTGATTCAACATTAAATACAAAAGGACGCAAACGGAAGCTATCAGAGCCGGACGATCTTAGCTCAGAGGAGTCTATGGAATTCAATGGTTTTGATATACAGGGAGATAACGAAGTGGAGCCAGCAAGTCATGTCTTGAAGAAATTGATTGGTATTG CTGAAGCTGAAGTAGCAGAGGCACAATTGGCAAAACGATTTAGATATAGTATAAGGAAGAATTTTGATATGAAAAAAGATGATGAAGATTCGGATGATAACAGAATGCACGATAGTGAACGTGTATTAGATATAGATAAAgtaaagaaggaaaaggaatCTGATAAATCAGAAACAGAATCACTTGGAATGCCAAATACCGTTGAATCAGAAACAGAAGTACAAAAAACAGATGACACTTCCCATAAGTCAACAAATTCATCATCTGCAACCAGTAGTCCTGCAACATCAATAAAGTCTAAAGGTTATCGTTTATTACGTGGAGCTAGTCCAGGAAGTACTGGGAAACAAAAAGTACCAAGTGATATATCAAATCCAGCATTTAAAGAGCCTTTTAAGTATGGTTGGAGACGAGAATTGGTATTCAGAGCAAGTAATGACTCTAGTCTTAAAAGAATGGCTGATATCTATTATTATACACCAAAGGGCAAAAAGGTTAGAAGTTTCAGAGAAGTTGCAGAATTTC TTAATACGAAAGAGTTAACTATTGATAATTTTACTTTCCTGAAAGAACCAATTGGTCCTGATGATCCGGAAAAAGAGATTATTCGAGATGCAAAAAGAATGAGG GGGTCTGGAGTATCAGCTACTCCACCAAGAAAGAGTATAGGGTATAAGAGAGGTACACCTGGTAAAAGGGTTATAGAAGAACCTGCATCAGTGCCTGCTCCAGTGGCTACAAAAGCTGCTACCAAATCACCAAAAGCTGCATCAACAGGATTTAAGGTGAAAGTGTCTGCAAAGAAAACCCCACACATAA AAATAAAGTCACCTTCTCAAGAAAGGGAGATACTTCCACCTCAAAGAACAACAAGTACAAGAAGAAGTCAGCTACCTGTAGAAAAACCACCGCCTCCTAAACCAAAAAGACAATTAAC GCCCAAAGTTCAAGAACCATGCAGTATAAGATGCTCAACCAGTATGGGGTTGATACCAAGCTTACAATGTCGTGTGTGTCTCTGTTTATATCATCCTGAGTGTGTTGGTGGTATAGAGTTTGCAGGAAGTGACAATTATGTTTGCAAG AACTGTCAACAGGATACTAATGAATCTCATCAATCTCAAACGAATCCATCTTTGACACCTCCTCCACTGATACCAATCAGTATGCTAGGTGCACAAAATACAAAATCAAAACATCAAGTAAATCTAAGCCCTCCAAAGCTTCAACGAATACCCAAATCTGATAATGTAGATTCACAATCGCGGAACGCTACTAAAGTATCAAAAACACCTTCTGCAACATCACATTCTCCTTTAAATTCAGATAACAAAGAAAGCAGTTGGTTTGCTCAAACAGAAAACGAATTTTTACAAAGTCATGACGGAATTTTACCAAAACCAGCCCAAAATATTGCTCTAATGGGGGGGAAGAGATATATTGTTGTACCAAAAAATAATGCTATGGCTGTTCAGCCAGCTATAACTGTGAAACCTGATAAAATTGGTGATAAACCTCCTATACTTCAGGATGGTACACTTACAGATATATCAAACGCTGTTGACAATTCTATGTCCACAAAAGCACGTACTTCCATAACAACAAAATTTGTGGAAAAAGATGCTTTTGATAAATCAATTGATAAAGATATGTCAAAAGATGCATCACATACAGGACTTCCACCAAGTTCCATAATGGAGAAAACTAATGAAACGTGCAATAGTAATGATAGAACTGATATATTGACTGCAACTAAATCACAAAATGACTTATCTGGCACAATAGATCTTGCAATAGAAAGTAAGAAATCAGAAAATTGTAACACAGTTGAAAAGAAGAGTATAGTAAAGAATTCAAATACAACTAACACaaataatgaattatttaaaGTAGATACACAATATTCTGTGACAAGTAGTTTGGGCACTGTTAAAATAAACAGCAA AAGAAAACAAAATCGACAGGACAAAGAACAACAGCAGCATTTTATGGATTCAGTGTGTGCTGGTTATCATGCATTgctgcgcatatttcaataccTTAAGGTACAAGAATTACTTCGGGCTGCAAGAGTGTGTAAAATGTGGCGAGATTTGGCTGCGCATCCTTCTCTGTGGAAAACAGTACGAATGAAAAATAGTCAAGTAACAGATTGGGATGGCTTAGCAGATACATTACAGAGGCATGGTACTCAACATTTAGATCTTCGAAAAATGCTTGTAGCAGGTGAATCTGACAGCATTTGGGAGAAGTTTTTAGTAGTAATACCACGTGTAACTAGCCTTGTCAAACTAGAATTATGTAAATGTCCTGTGATGGTTGTTGAGGAAGTTATTAGAAGTTGCCCTCAGTTAGAAGTATTGAGTGCAATGTCGATAAAGTGTGACTCCTTAAATTTAGAGTCAGTTGGAAATCTTAAACGTTGCCAAGAATTAAGGCTTAAAGCAATCAGTGGTATGTCTTTAAAAGAAGATCTCACACCTCTACAAGAACTAACGCAACTAACACAGTTG AGCTTGACATCAGTTAAGGAACTTGGAAAGAAGGGAATCAATATAATACAAGCATTAGTTAATTTGGAAACTCTAGAGTTGGGTGAATGCTCAGATTTTCCAGATAAATTTGGTACTACAGTTTTAATAAAGTTACAAAAATTAGAACGTCTTAGGTTGGAAAAGGGTCAAGGTTCATgttgtacatttgacattttgGAAGGTGTATCTAAGTTACAAAACTTAAGCCAAATGGAACTGGTCAATTTTGATGTCAAAAATGGCTTTGACAAATGTCTCGCAAACTGCAAGAATATTAAAAGGCTGTTAATTATTCCAACGTACATATCTCAATCAGCAACGTCTAACAATATGGTGCTTGGAGGTGTTACTGAACTATCAAATAATTTGACGCATTTCGTATGGGGCGTTACACTTGAGTTACTTAGGGTTACAGAATTATTTATTGATCAATGTAATCTAATAATAAGTAAACAGATCACTGGCGATGCGATACCAGTACTAAAACCGGTACCCTGTCTAAAGTTAATTGAGGATGTTGAAGATGAAAATGACAATCAAAAAGGTACTT gtGATGACAAACAGGAACCAAATGAAACAAATCCTCAAGTGGATATATTACCATTACCACAACTCCAAAAACTTTTATTAACCGCCTTGCCTAAAACGAGGGTTAAAATCTTGAAGATTCCTTTCCATGCTACGTGGCGACAAAGCATTTCAGATACTGCTACACAatag